The DNA window GATACGAACTCCAGGAAAAAATGCTGGAATACATCAAGCGAGCTTTATCCGATTCCGATCTGATCATATTTATGACCGATGCTAAAAATTATCCGTCGGATTATGATGAGCAATTACTTGCGATGCTGCAAAAGATCAGAATTCCGAAAATTGCAATTCTTAATAAGATCGATCTCGTTACGCAAGAATTGATCGATAATAAACACGAAATATTAAAAAAGCAAAATTTCGATGAAACCATTCCCATCTCTTTGAAAAATACTGCAGATATTGAACCTCTGCTCGATCTGATAACCGGATATTTGCCATTCAATCCGCCATTTTACGGACAGGATGAACTTACTGATCTTTCCGAGAAATTTTTTGTCCAGGAAATCATACGCGAACAGATTTTCCTGAATTATCAGCAGGAAATTCCATATGCTTCCACGGTTGTGGTCGAACAATTCAAGGAACTTCCCAATAGAATTGAAATTTCTGCTAATATCTGGCTGGAAAGAAAGTCTCAAAAACCGATATTGATCGGTAAGAACGGTACTAATATCAAAGCCCTCAGGATCGCTTCGGAAAAGGAAAT is part of the Candidatus Cloacimonadota bacterium genome and encodes:
- a CDS encoding GTPase Era, which produces MDKNFRSGFVSIVGKPNVGKSTLINKFLKEKLSIITPKPQTTRQQIKGIFNDEDKQIIFLDTPGYLKPRYELQEKMLEYIKRALSDSDLIIFMTDAKNYPSDYDEQLLAMLQKIRIPKIAILNKIDLVTQELIDNKHEILKKQNFDETIPISLKNTADIEPLLDLITGYLPFNPPFYGQDELTDLSEKFFVQEIIREQIFLNYQQEIPYASTVVVEQFKELPNRIEISANIWLERKSQKPILIGKNGTNIKALRIASEKEIYKILGKRIKLDLWIKIKPNWRKKKNALKEFGYR